A genomic segment from Arcobacter acticola encodes:
- a CDS encoding HDOD domain-containing protein produces the protein MSSINILQKIESLPPLPKTIIDIEEFRKRKDKEAADLLDIIEKDALIISTLLKISNSAMFGFRSKVETPGRAISLLGINFTISIAIGGTVQNLLMTSLTPYGINSDDFMRASNISSTLASMWLSKVDVDLKEEIILPALLQEIGKFILSDLLISEEKSEEFKSKIASGVSIENAERDLLGFTTSEITAKIFKYWKLSDNLIDMIEYVDDLSKVSSGYRLQTQVLDVIKTACAINSPLSDKSVEKAISKASQYGLDTKILKKAIETLQDRLLDE, from the coding sequence TTGTCATCTATTAATATTTTACAAAAGATAGAATCTCTTCCTCCCTTACCAAAAACAATAATTGATATTGAGGAATTTAGAAAAAGAAAAGATAAGGAAGCAGCAGATTTATTAGATATAATTGAAAAAGATGCACTTATAATATCTACTTTATTAAAGATTTCTAATTCTGCAATGTTCGGATTTAGATCAAAAGTTGAAACACCAGGGCGAGCTATTAGCTTACTTGGTATTAATTTTACTATTTCTATTGCAATTGGTGGAACAGTTCAAAATTTATTGATGACAAGTTTAACTCCTTATGGAATAAACAGTGATGATTTTATGAGAGCTTCAAATATTTCATCAACTTTAGCTAGCATGTGGTTATCAAAAGTAGATGTTGATTTAAAAGAAGAGATAATTCTTCCAGCACTTTTACAAGAAATCGGTAAATTTATATTATCAGATTTACTTATTTCAGAAGAAAAATCAGAAGAATTTAAAAGTAAAATAGCATCTGGTGTTAGTATTGAAAACGCAGAAAGAGATTTATTAGGTTTTACAACTTCTGAAATCACAGCAAAAATATTTAAATATTGGAAATTAAGTGATAATTTAATTGATATGATTGAATATGTTGATGATCTTTCAAAAGTAAGTAGCGGATATAGACTTCAAACACAAGTGTTAGATGTAATAAAAACTGCATGTGCTATAAATTCACCATTAAGTGATAAAAGTGTAGAAAAAGCTATTTCTAAAGCATCTCAATATGGATTAGACACAAAAATTCTTAAAAAAGCTATAGAAACTCTACAAGATAGATTATTAGACGAATAG
- the recO gene encoding recombination protein RecO: protein MQGYIIDIKPVKDDDLIVSILAENEVLTTYRFYGARHSNINIGYKIDFELENTKSTIPRLKDVIQLGFPWILDNEKMYCWQRYIRLFYPHLKDVEQIDPFYFYNLENLIHVMTKQNALRAICESYISLLEYEGRFHTDFECLLCENEIIEDISLVRGFLPVHSACAYAKAFDINKMRELFERKKLINFNDQEMEILWDILLQGL, encoded by the coding sequence ATGCAAGGTTATATAATAGATATTAAACCTGTTAAGGATGATGATTTAATAGTATCTATTTTAGCTGAAAATGAGGTCTTGACTACATATAGGTTTTATGGAGCAAGACACTCAAATATAAATATAGGTTATAAAATTGATTTTGAACTTGAAAATACAAAATCTACGATACCAAGATTAAAAGATGTAATCCAATTGGGTTTTCCTTGGATACTTGATAATGAAAAGATGTACTGCTGGCAAAGATATATTAGACTTTTTTATCCTCATTTAAAAGATGTAGAACAAATCGATCCCTTCTACTTTTATAATTTAGAAAATTTAATTCATGTTATGACCAAACAAAATGCATTAAGAGCTATTTGTGAGTCATATATTTCCCTATTAGAATACGAAGGTAGATTTCATACAGATTTTGAGTGTTTACTATGTGAAAATGAGATTATTGAGGATATTTCCCTAGTTAGAGGATTTTTACCTGTTCATTCAGCTTGTGCCTATGCAAAAGCATTTGATATAAATAAGATGAGAGAACTTTTCGAAAGAAAAAAATTGATAAATTTCAATGACCAAGAAATGGAAATCTTGTGGGACATCCTACTTCAAGGTTTGTAA